In the Methanofollis sp. genome, one interval contains:
- the guaB gene encoding IMP dehydrogenase → MYGEKLNVPTALTFDDVLLVPAASSVEPSEADVHAIFSKNIPLNIPIVSSAMDTVTESEMAIALARLGGIGVIHRNMKPDREVEMVRRVKRAEDLIEREVLSVGPDATLSEVEELMNKHGIGGVPVIEKNHLVGIISRRDIRAIVHRRGKEAVRSIMTTAPITAREDVTAETALETMYSSKVERLPVTNGDGRLLGIITMQDILEKRAYPLANRDADGSLRVAAAVGPFDFERAMMLDEAGVDAIVVDCAHGHNLHVVKAVREIKASAKADIVAGNIATAAAASELSDTVDGLKVGIGPGSICTTRIVAGVGVPQVSAISSVADVAGPLGIPVIADGGVRYSGDIAKAIAAGANCVMMGSLLAGTDEAPGRVIAMQGRKYKQYRGMGSLGVMSGGESSDRYFQKKGIGRTKYVPEGVEGAIPYVGNVSDVVYQLVGGLKSAMGYTGSATIEDLRTKGMFVRITAAGMGESHPHNILITDEAPNYRLMS, encoded by the coding sequence ATGTATGGTGAAAAACTGAACGTGCCCACGGCCCTCACCTTCGACGACGTCCTCCTTGTCCCGGCGGCGTCCTCTGTCGAACCGAGCGAGGCCGATGTCCACGCAATCTTCTCGAAGAACATTCCCCTGAATATCCCGATCGTCTCGTCCGCGATGGACACGGTGACCGAGTCCGAGATGGCCATCGCCCTTGCCCGCCTCGGCGGCATCGGCGTGATCCACAGGAATATGAAGCCTGACCGGGAAGTGGAGATGGTCAGGCGGGTGAAGCGTGCGGAAGACCTGATCGAGCGCGAGGTGCTCTCTGTCGGGCCTGACGCCACTCTCTCCGAGGTGGAGGAACTGATGAACAAGCACGGCATCGGCGGGGTGCCGGTCATCGAGAAGAACCACCTTGTCGGGATCATCTCGCGCCGCGACATCAGGGCGATCGTCCACCGCCGGGGCAAAGAGGCGGTCCGCTCGATCATGACGACGGCGCCGATCACGGCCCGCGAAGACGTCACCGCCGAAACGGCGCTGGAGACGATGTACTCGAGCAAGGTCGAGCGCCTGCCGGTCACAAACGGCGACGGGAGGCTGCTCGGCATCATCACGATGCAGGACATCCTGGAGAAGCGCGCCTATCCCCTGGCAAACAGGGACGCGGACGGGAGCCTCAGGGTCGCCGCGGCTGTCGGCCCCTTCGACTTCGAGAGGGCGATGATGCTCGACGAGGCCGGGGTGGACGCGATCGTGGTGGACTGCGCCCACGGCCACAACCTCCATGTGGTGAAGGCTGTGCGCGAGATCAAGGCGAGCGCGAAGGCCGACATCGTCGCGGGGAACATCGCCACTGCGGCGGCGGCCTCCGAACTCTCCGACACCGTCGACGGCCTGAAGGTCGGGATCGGGCCGGGCTCGATCTGCACGACCAGGATCGTGGCCGGCGTCGGCGTCCCGCAGGTTTCGGCGATCAGCAGCGTCGCCGACGTGGCAGGGCCTCTCGGCATCCCGGTCATCGCGGACGGCGGGGTCCGGTACTCGGGCGACATCGCCAAGGCGATCGCCGCGGGCGCAAACTGCGTGATGATGGGCAGTCTTCTTGCCGGGACAGACGAGGCACCTGGTCGCGTGATCGCGATGCAGGGCCGGAAGTACAAGCAGTACCGCGGCATGGGGTCGCTCGGCGTCATGAGCGGCGGCGAGTCCTCGGACCGGTACTTCCAGAAGAAGGGGATAGGCAGGACCAAGTACGTCCCCGAGGGCGTCGAAGGGGCGATCCCCTATGTCGGGAATGTCTCCGATGTCGTGTACCAGCTCGTCGGCGGCCTCAAGTCGGCGATGGGCTACACGGGTTCGGCGACGATCGAGGACCTCAGGACGA
- a CDS encoding (5-formylfuran-3-yl)methyl phosphate synthase — translation MRLLVSPSSIEEAQSALAADIIDVKKPSEGSLGANFPWVIRGIKEMAEKPVSAAIGDFDYKPGCAALAAYGAACAGADYIKVGLMFDGRDKAYELSKAVVKAVKDEFPEKTVVIAAYSDYERLGTISPFVAAEAAAEAGADVAMIDTGRKDGKSTFSFMDADTLATFTEQNRSLGVATALAGSLKFEDLTTLKTIDPEIIGVRGMVCGGDRTNAIRPELVEKALAMIR, via the coding sequence ATGCGATTATTGGTCAGCCCTAGCAGTATTGAGGAGGCCCAATCCGCACTCGCAGCCGACATCATCGACGTGAAAAAACCGTCAGAAGGATCGCTCGGCGCCAACTTCCCCTGGGTGATCCGTGGGATCAAGGAGATGGCGGAAAAACCGGTCAGTGCTGCCATAGGCGATTTTGATTACAAACCTGGATGCGCAGCCCTTGCAGCATACGGGGCGGCGTGCGCTGGTGCTGACTATATCAAGGTCGGGCTCATGTTCGACGGCAGGGATAAAGCCTACGAACTGAGCAAGGCCGTTGTGAAAGCGGTTAAGGACGAATTCCCGGAGAAAACCGTCGTTATCGCCGCGTATTCCGATTACGAGAGGCTCGGCACGATCTCTCCCTTCGTCGCCGCCGAAGCGGCAGCCGAAGCAGGCGCCGACGTCGCCATGATCGACACCGGCAGAAAAGACGGAAAGAGCACCTTCTCGTTCATGGACGCGGACACCCTTGCCACCTTTACCGAACAGAACCGCAGCCTCGGGGTGGCGACGGCCCTTGCAGGTTCGCTGAAATTTGAAGACCTCACCACCCTCAAGACCATCGACCCCGAGATCATCGGGGTGCGCGGCATGGTCTGCGGCGGTGACCGGACCAATGCCATCCGCCCCGAACTGGTGGAAAAGGCACTTGCCATGATCAGGTGA